Proteins co-encoded in one Chryseobacterium foetidum genomic window:
- a CDS encoding alpha-ketoglutarate-dependent dioxygenase AlkB family protein, producing MGQLSLFAADEFYEFPQDLLEYRENFIDMHEADLLKDHLLQTVKWEQRTQKMYDREVITPRLTAWYGDDRKSYETADSNVSVNNSWTPELLLLKERIEKEFGYRFNGVLLNLYRNNNDSVAWHRDKESSYGKRPVIASVSLGQTRNFDFRKKDHHQSKYSLALPNGSLLIMKGDLQENWQHRIAKSAVPMKERINLTFRLIREL from the coding sequence ATGGGTCAGCTTAGTTTGTTTGCTGCTGATGAATTTTACGAATTTCCCCAAGATCTGTTGGAATACAGAGAGAATTTTATCGACATGCATGAAGCAGATCTTTTGAAAGATCATCTGCTTCAAACTGTTAAATGGGAACAGCGAACACAGAAGATGTATGATAGGGAGGTTATAACACCAAGGCTGACTGCATGGTACGGAGATGACAGAAAATCTTATGAAACCGCAGACAGTAATGTATCAGTGAACAACAGCTGGACTCCGGAGCTTTTGTTGTTAAAGGAAAGAATTGAAAAAGAATTCGGATATCGCTTTAATGGCGTTCTGCTTAATTTGTACAGGAATAATAATGATTCAGTTGCCTGGCATAGGGATAAAGAAAGCAGTTACGGAAAGCGGCCGGTAATTGCATCAGTCAGTCTTGGGCAAACGAGAAATTTTGATTTCAGAAAAAAAGATCATCACCAAAGTAAATACAGCCTTGCGCTTCCAAATGGATCTCTGCTTATCATGAAAGGCGATTTACAGGAAAACTGGCAACACCGAATTGCAAAATCTGCTGTTCCAATGAAAGAAAGAATAAATCTGACATTTAGGTTAATCCGGGAATTGTAA
- a CDS encoding ferritin-like domain-containing protein translates to MDNSKTVSTLNDLLNITNDRIKGFSKVEDKVWDSYSHLKTDYEQMVSQSQTMKSDLITLIREKGGEPDDSSTTAGALHRTWIDIKNSFGGDNAESTLENVAFGEKAAIEAYESALNDGSLCPESSSLVTEQLSQLRSSYSKFENLEKSTD, encoded by the coding sequence ATGGACAACAGTAAAACAGTATCTACCTTAAATGATCTTTTGAACATTACGAACGACAGAATTAAGGGATTCAGTAAAGTTGAAGACAAGGTATGGGACAGCTATTCACATTTGAAAACAGACTATGAACAAATGGTCAGCCAGTCTCAGACAATGAAATCGGATCTCATTACATTAATAAGAGAAAAAGGAGGGGAGCCGGATGACAGTTCCACAACTGCTGGTGCTCTTCACAGAACATGGATTGATATTAAAAATTCTTTCGGAGGCGATAATGCAGAGTCTACACTGGAAAATGTGGCTTTTGGTGAAAAAGCAGCTATAGAAGCTTATGAAAGTGCATTAAACGATGGATCCCTTTGTCCTGAGAGTTCTTCACTCGTAACTGAGCAGCTTTCTCAATTAAGATCCTCATACAGCAAATTCGAAAATCTTGAAAAAAGTACTGATTAA
- a CDS encoding exodeoxyribonuclease VII large subunit has product MEDQHLNHTVYSPTAIMGIFSNALKFSATVNLIYLKGRYSFGGGKSYGNHYYDHLFSEGDNTFVGVRISALLRNKISNNDVYTLRGFIEKSIKNSSIELRFVVDEICRQEEKSISEEELEKYELIQSKLKIGLKNIDTLIRDKILKKEKIKVANIYGNNAIVQKDFLEGLDVSAMNFDIDDHICNITSSTAIMSKLSEVSALNYDIIALVRGGGDRQSMETFNDLVLAELFISLKSVMVTAIGHTVDETLLDKLADKRFHLPHDYGAGLHSIVEKVSHERSNSRTLLIDEVKKDVSRQFFEQVETLEKQLKKKNDEFTEAQKTFKEQVG; this is encoded by the coding sequence ATGGAGGATCAACACTTAAACCATACGGTTTATTCACCCACAGCTATCATGGGAATTTTCAGTAATGCCCTAAAGTTCAGTGCTACTGTCAATCTCATATATTTAAAAGGCAGATACTCTTTTGGAGGTGGTAAATCGTACGGTAACCATTACTATGACCATCTGTTTTCCGAAGGTGATAATACTTTTGTCGGCGTTCGAATTTCTGCATTGCTCAGAAATAAAATCAGCAACAATGATGTCTACACGCTGAGAGGTTTTATTGAAAAGAGTATAAAAAATTCTTCCATTGAGCTTCGTTTTGTCGTTGACGAGATCTGCCGGCAGGAGGAAAAATCAATATCAGAGGAGGAATTGGAAAAGTATGAGCTTATTCAAAGCAAGCTTAAGATCGGATTAAAAAATATCGATACCCTGATCAGGGATAAGATTCTAAAGAAAGAAAAAATCAAAGTGGCCAATATTTATGGTAATAATGCCATCGTGCAAAAGGATTTTTTAGAAGGGTTGGATGTTTCGGCGATGAATTTTGACATTGATGACCACATCTGTAATATCACTTCATCTACTGCAATCATGTCAAAACTGAGCGAAGTTTCAGCTTTGAACTACGATATTATAGCTCTCGTACGGGGCGGTGGAGATCGTCAGAGTATGGAGACCTTTAATGATCTGGTTCTGGCAGAACTTTTTATTAGCCTTAAATCCGTCATGGTGACTGCGATCGGACATACAGTTGATGAAACACTTTTAGACAAACTTGCTGACAAAAGATTTCACTTGCCACATGATTATGGTGCAGGACTGCATTCTATTGTGGAGAAGGTTTCCCATGAGCGATCCAATTCAAGGACTTTACTGATTGATGAAGTAAAAAAAGATGTTTCCAGGCAGTTTTTCGAGCAGGTTGAAACTCTTGAAAAGCAACTAAAGAAAAAAAATGATGAATTCACCGAAGCCCAAAAAACCTTTAAAGAGCAGGTTGGTTGA